In Passer domesticus isolate bPasDom1 chromosome 7, bPasDom1.hap1, whole genome shotgun sequence, one genomic interval encodes:
- the ZDHHC15 gene encoding palmitoyltransferase ZDHHC15 isoform X1, which translates to MQKRANWEMGCSSYHSSITSPRRKHGRGGDCTACPWLEGVISHPSQHPSHPLQSQFRGAGARERQREKGRGLSKICLPETLLSLRRTSSSGTGWGWMWIGIVWTPAPPNGASARSLWFWSSATAILAAVSLGLQPLGMTFPGAQSATVTVSNPVEKVAYLVVFHILFVLFVWTYWKSVFTLPIPPGKKFHMSYADQERYESEERPEVQRQILAEIARKLPVYTRTGNGGIRFCDRCQLIKPDRCHHCSVCAMCVLKMDHHCPWVNNCIGFSNYKFFLLFLAYSLLYCLYIAATVFKYFIKYWTGELTNGRSKFHILFLLFVAIMFFVSLMFLFGYHCWLVSRNRSTLEAFSAPVFQNGPDKNGFNLGFVKNLQQVFGEEKKLWLLPIASSQGDGHFFPMRTLSEARNPLLTNEEQWEEDGIDEEPQGSGEASSLAIERET; encoded by the exons ATGCAGAAGAGAGCTAACTGGGAGATGGGATGCAGCAGCTATCACAGCTCCATCACATCACCCCGCAGAAAGCACGGCAGGGGCGGTGATTGCACAGCTTGTCCATGGCTGGAAGG GGTCATCAGCCATCCTTCCCAACACCCATCACATCCCTTGCAGTCACAGTTTAGAGGAGCTGGAGCTCGTGAAAGGCAAAGAGAAAAGGGACGTGGGCTGTCCAAG ATTTGTCTTCCTGAGactctgctgtccctgaggaGAACGAGCAGCTCCGGAACTGGATGGGGCTGGATGTGGATTGGGATTGTGTGGACTCCAGCACCCCCTAATGGTGCCAGCGCTCGCTCCCT CTGGTTTTGGAGCAGTGCCACAGCCATCCTAGCTGCTGTCAGCCTTGGTCTTCAGCCCTTGGGGATGACATTCCCTGGTGCCCAGAGTGCCACTG tgacTGTGAGCAACCCTGTGGAGAAAG tgGCCTATCTTGTAGTATTCCATATTCTCTTTGTGCTCTTTGTGTGGACATACTGGAAGTCTGTTTTCACTCTCCCAATACCACCAGGCAAAAAG TTCCACATGTCCTACGCTGACCAGGAGCGCTACGAGAGCGAGGAGAGGCCCGAGGTGCAGCGGCAGATCCTCGCCGAGATCGCCAGGAAGCTGCCGGTGTACACCAGGACAGGCAATGGAG GGATTCGGTTCTGTGACAGATGCCAGCTGATCAAACCTGACCGTTGTCACCATTGCTCTGTTTGTGCCAT GTGTGTGCTAAAAATGGATCATCACTGTCCATG GGTGAATAACTGCATTGGATTTTCTAACTACAAATTCTTTCTACTGTTCTTAGCCTATTCTTTGTTGTATTGCTTGTATATTGCTGCAACAGTCTTCAAGTATTTCATTAAGTATTGGACA GGTGAGCTGACCAATGGACGTTCCAAATTTCAcatccttttccttctctttgtgGCAATCATGTTCTTTGTGAGCCTCATGTTTCTGTTTGGCTACCACTGCTGGCTCGTCAGCAGGAACAGATCCACTCTAG AGGCTTTCTCAGCTCCAGTGTTTCAAAATGGCCCAGATAAAAATGGATTCAATCTTGGCTTTGTGAAGAATCTCCAGCAAGtgtttggggaagaaaaaaagctctGGTTGCTGCCTATTGCCTCTAG CCAGGGGGATGGACATTTCTTCCCAATGAGAACCTTGAGTGAAGCTCGGAACCCTCTCCTGACAAATgaggagcagtgggaagagGATGGAATAGATGAAGAGCCTCAGG GTTCTGGTGAAGCTTCATCCCTTGCCATAGAAAGGGAGACATAG
- the ZDHHC15 gene encoding palmitoyltransferase ZDHHC15 isoform X2: MAVREIQDSLGQPRRRGGMSKTAWLQICLPETLLSLRRTSSSGTGWGWMWIGIVWTPAPPNGASARSLWFWSSATAILAAVSLGLQPLGMTFPGAQSATVTVSNPVEKVAYLVVFHILFVLFVWTYWKSVFTLPIPPGKKFHMSYADQERYESEERPEVQRQILAEIARKLPVYTRTGNGGIRFCDRCQLIKPDRCHHCSVCAMCVLKMDHHCPWVNNCIGFSNYKFFLLFLAYSLLYCLYIAATVFKYFIKYWTGELTNGRSKFHILFLLFVAIMFFVSLMFLFGYHCWLVSRNRSTLEAFSAPVFQNGPDKNGFNLGFVKNLQQVFGEEKKLWLLPIASSQGDGHFFPMRTLSEARNPLLTNEEQWEEDGIDEEPQGSGEASSLAIERET, encoded by the exons ATGGCTGTGAGAGAAATTCAGGATTCACTTGGTCAGCCCAGGAGAAGAGGAGGGATGAGTAAGACAGCTTGGCTGCAG ATTTGTCTTCCTGAGactctgctgtccctgaggaGAACGAGCAGCTCCGGAACTGGATGGGGCTGGATGTGGATTGGGATTGTGTGGACTCCAGCACCCCCTAATGGTGCCAGCGCTCGCTCCCT CTGGTTTTGGAGCAGTGCCACAGCCATCCTAGCTGCTGTCAGCCTTGGTCTTCAGCCCTTGGGGATGACATTCCCTGGTGCCCAGAGTGCCACTG tgacTGTGAGCAACCCTGTGGAGAAAG tgGCCTATCTTGTAGTATTCCATATTCTCTTTGTGCTCTTTGTGTGGACATACTGGAAGTCTGTTTTCACTCTCCCAATACCACCAGGCAAAAAG TTCCACATGTCCTACGCTGACCAGGAGCGCTACGAGAGCGAGGAGAGGCCCGAGGTGCAGCGGCAGATCCTCGCCGAGATCGCCAGGAAGCTGCCGGTGTACACCAGGACAGGCAATGGAG GGATTCGGTTCTGTGACAGATGCCAGCTGATCAAACCTGACCGTTGTCACCATTGCTCTGTTTGTGCCAT GTGTGTGCTAAAAATGGATCATCACTGTCCATG GGTGAATAACTGCATTGGATTTTCTAACTACAAATTCTTTCTACTGTTCTTAGCCTATTCTTTGTTGTATTGCTTGTATATTGCTGCAACAGTCTTCAAGTATTTCATTAAGTATTGGACA GGTGAGCTGACCAATGGACGTTCCAAATTTCAcatccttttccttctctttgtgGCAATCATGTTCTTTGTGAGCCTCATGTTTCTGTTTGGCTACCACTGCTGGCTCGTCAGCAGGAACAGATCCACTCTAG AGGCTTTCTCAGCTCCAGTGTTTCAAAATGGCCCAGATAAAAATGGATTCAATCTTGGCTTTGTGAAGAATCTCCAGCAAGtgtttggggaagaaaaaaagctctGGTTGCTGCCTATTGCCTCTAG CCAGGGGGATGGACATTTCTTCCCAATGAGAACCTTGAGTGAAGCTCGGAACCCTCTCCTGACAAATgaggagcagtgggaagagGATGGAATAGATGAAGAGCCTCAGG GTTCTGGTGAAGCTTCATCCCTTGCCATAGAAAGGGAGACATAG
- the ZDHHC15 gene encoding palmitoyltransferase ZDHHC15 isoform X6 has translation MWIGIVWTPAPPNGASARSLWFWSSATAILAAVSLGLQPLGMTFPGAQSATVTVSNPVEKVAYLVVFHILFVLFVWTYWKSVFTLPIPPGKKFHMSYADQERYESEERPEVQRQILAEIARKLPVYTRTGNGGIRFCDRCQLIKPDRCHHCSVCAMCVLKMDHHCPWVNNCIGFSNYKFFLLFLAYSLLYCLYIAATVFKYFIKYWTGELTNGRSKFHILFLLFVAIMFFVSLMFLFGYHCWLVSRNRSTLEAFSAPVFQNGPDKNGFNLGFVKNLQQVFGEEKKLWLLPIASSQGDGHFFPMRTLSEARNPLLTNEEQWEEDGIDEEPQGSGEASSLAIERET, from the exons ATGTGGATTGGGATTGTGTGGACTCCAGCACCCCCTAATGGTGCCAGCGCTCGCTCCCT CTGGTTTTGGAGCAGTGCCACAGCCATCCTAGCTGCTGTCAGCCTTGGTCTTCAGCCCTTGGGGATGACATTCCCTGGTGCCCAGAGTGCCACTG tgacTGTGAGCAACCCTGTGGAGAAAG tgGCCTATCTTGTAGTATTCCATATTCTCTTTGTGCTCTTTGTGTGGACATACTGGAAGTCTGTTTTCACTCTCCCAATACCACCAGGCAAAAAG TTCCACATGTCCTACGCTGACCAGGAGCGCTACGAGAGCGAGGAGAGGCCCGAGGTGCAGCGGCAGATCCTCGCCGAGATCGCCAGGAAGCTGCCGGTGTACACCAGGACAGGCAATGGAG GGATTCGGTTCTGTGACAGATGCCAGCTGATCAAACCTGACCGTTGTCACCATTGCTCTGTTTGTGCCAT GTGTGTGCTAAAAATGGATCATCACTGTCCATG GGTGAATAACTGCATTGGATTTTCTAACTACAAATTCTTTCTACTGTTCTTAGCCTATTCTTTGTTGTATTGCTTGTATATTGCTGCAACAGTCTTCAAGTATTTCATTAAGTATTGGACA GGTGAGCTGACCAATGGACGTTCCAAATTTCAcatccttttccttctctttgtgGCAATCATGTTCTTTGTGAGCCTCATGTTTCTGTTTGGCTACCACTGCTGGCTCGTCAGCAGGAACAGATCCACTCTAG AGGCTTTCTCAGCTCCAGTGTTTCAAAATGGCCCAGATAAAAATGGATTCAATCTTGGCTTTGTGAAGAATCTCCAGCAAGtgtttggggaagaaaaaaagctctGGTTGCTGCCTATTGCCTCTAG CCAGGGGGATGGACATTTCTTCCCAATGAGAACCTTGAGTGAAGCTCGGAACCCTCTCCTGACAAATgaggagcagtgggaagagGATGGAATAGATGAAGAGCCTCAGG GTTCTGGTGAAGCTTCATCCCTTGCCATAGAAAGGGAGACATAG
- the ZDHHC15 gene encoding palmitoyltransferase ZDHHC15 isoform X3, giving the protein MRGAEGGGMALWRGLRCCRRAFAWLPVLLIALLLLWSYYGYVCELCLVTVSNPVEKVAYLVVFHILFVLFVWTYWKSVFTLPIPPGKKFHMSYADQERYESEERPEVQRQILAEIARKLPVYTRTGNGGIRFCDRCQLIKPDRCHHCSVCAMCVLKMDHHCPWVNNCIGFSNYKFFLLFLAYSLLYCLYIAATVFKYFIKYWTGELTNGRSKFHILFLLFVAIMFFVSLMFLFGYHCWLVSRNRSTLEAFSAPVFQNGPDKNGFNLGFVKNLQQVFGEEKKLWLLPIASSQGDGHFFPMRTLSEARNPLLTNEEQWEEDGIDEEPQGSGEASSLAIERET; this is encoded by the exons ATGCGCGGCGCTGAGGGCGGCGGGATGGCGCTGTGGCGGGGGCTGCGCTGCTGCCGCCGCGCCTTCGCCTGGCTGCCCGTGCTGCTCATCgcgctgctcctgctctggtcCTACTACGGATACGTCTGCGAGCTCTGCCTCG tgacTGTGAGCAACCCTGTGGAGAAAG tgGCCTATCTTGTAGTATTCCATATTCTCTTTGTGCTCTTTGTGTGGACATACTGGAAGTCTGTTTTCACTCTCCCAATACCACCAGGCAAAAAG TTCCACATGTCCTACGCTGACCAGGAGCGCTACGAGAGCGAGGAGAGGCCCGAGGTGCAGCGGCAGATCCTCGCCGAGATCGCCAGGAAGCTGCCGGTGTACACCAGGACAGGCAATGGAG GGATTCGGTTCTGTGACAGATGCCAGCTGATCAAACCTGACCGTTGTCACCATTGCTCTGTTTGTGCCAT GTGTGTGCTAAAAATGGATCATCACTGTCCATG GGTGAATAACTGCATTGGATTTTCTAACTACAAATTCTTTCTACTGTTCTTAGCCTATTCTTTGTTGTATTGCTTGTATATTGCTGCAACAGTCTTCAAGTATTTCATTAAGTATTGGACA GGTGAGCTGACCAATGGACGTTCCAAATTTCAcatccttttccttctctttgtgGCAATCATGTTCTTTGTGAGCCTCATGTTTCTGTTTGGCTACCACTGCTGGCTCGTCAGCAGGAACAGATCCACTCTAG AGGCTTTCTCAGCTCCAGTGTTTCAAAATGGCCCAGATAAAAATGGATTCAATCTTGGCTTTGTGAAGAATCTCCAGCAAGtgtttggggaagaaaaaaagctctGGTTGCTGCCTATTGCCTCTAG CCAGGGGGATGGACATTTCTTCCCAATGAGAACCTTGAGTGAAGCTCGGAACCCTCTCCTGACAAATgaggagcagtgggaagagGATGGAATAGATGAAGAGCCTCAGG GTTCTGGTGAAGCTTCATCCCTTGCCATAGAAAGGGAGACATAG
- the ZDHHC15 gene encoding palmitoyltransferase ZDHHC15 isoform X4 — translation MARGAAGGGRGGPGARAFPFPFFFFSSSSSPSPLPPPLLLVPCPRVTVSNPVEKVAYLVVFHILFVLFVWTYWKSVFTLPIPPGKKFHMSYADQERYESEERPEVQRQILAEIARKLPVYTRTGNGGIRFCDRCQLIKPDRCHHCSVCAMCVLKMDHHCPWVNNCIGFSNYKFFLLFLAYSLLYCLYIAATVFKYFIKYWTGELTNGRSKFHILFLLFVAIMFFVSLMFLFGYHCWLVSRNRSTLEAFSAPVFQNGPDKNGFNLGFVKNLQQVFGEEKKLWLLPIASSQGDGHFFPMRTLSEARNPLLTNEEQWEEDGIDEEPQGSGEASSLAIERET, via the exons ATGGCCCGCGGAGctgcgggcggggggcgcggcgggccgggggctcgggcattccccttccccttcttcttcttctcctcctcttcctcgccTTCTccgcttcctcctcctctcctcctcgtCCCGTGTCCGCGGG tgacTGTGAGCAACCCTGTGGAGAAAG tgGCCTATCTTGTAGTATTCCATATTCTCTTTGTGCTCTTTGTGTGGACATACTGGAAGTCTGTTTTCACTCTCCCAATACCACCAGGCAAAAAG TTCCACATGTCCTACGCTGACCAGGAGCGCTACGAGAGCGAGGAGAGGCCCGAGGTGCAGCGGCAGATCCTCGCCGAGATCGCCAGGAAGCTGCCGGTGTACACCAGGACAGGCAATGGAG GGATTCGGTTCTGTGACAGATGCCAGCTGATCAAACCTGACCGTTGTCACCATTGCTCTGTTTGTGCCAT GTGTGTGCTAAAAATGGATCATCACTGTCCATG GGTGAATAACTGCATTGGATTTTCTAACTACAAATTCTTTCTACTGTTCTTAGCCTATTCTTTGTTGTATTGCTTGTATATTGCTGCAACAGTCTTCAAGTATTTCATTAAGTATTGGACA GGTGAGCTGACCAATGGACGTTCCAAATTTCAcatccttttccttctctttgtgGCAATCATGTTCTTTGTGAGCCTCATGTTTCTGTTTGGCTACCACTGCTGGCTCGTCAGCAGGAACAGATCCACTCTAG AGGCTTTCTCAGCTCCAGTGTTTCAAAATGGCCCAGATAAAAATGGATTCAATCTTGGCTTTGTGAAGAATCTCCAGCAAGtgtttggggaagaaaaaaagctctGGTTGCTGCCTATTGCCTCTAG CCAGGGGGATGGACATTTCTTCCCAATGAGAACCTTGAGTGAAGCTCGGAACCCTCTCCTGACAAATgaggagcagtgggaagagGATGGAATAGATGAAGAGCCTCAGG GTTCTGGTGAAGCTTCATCCCTTGCCATAGAAAGGGAGACATAG
- the ZDHHC15 gene encoding palmitoyltransferase ZDHHC15 isoform X5 — translation MLAVTVSNPVEKVAYLVVFHILFVLFVWTYWKSVFTLPIPPGKKFHMSYADQERYESEERPEVQRQILAEIARKLPVYTRTGNGGIRFCDRCQLIKPDRCHHCSVCAMCVLKMDHHCPWVNNCIGFSNYKFFLLFLAYSLLYCLYIAATVFKYFIKYWTGELTNGRSKFHILFLLFVAIMFFVSLMFLFGYHCWLVSRNRSTLEAFSAPVFQNGPDKNGFNLGFVKNLQQVFGEEKKLWLLPIASSQGDGHFFPMRTLSEARNPLLTNEEQWEEDGIDEEPQGSGEASSLAIERET, via the exons ATGCTGGCTG tgacTGTGAGCAACCCTGTGGAGAAAG tgGCCTATCTTGTAGTATTCCATATTCTCTTTGTGCTCTTTGTGTGGACATACTGGAAGTCTGTTTTCACTCTCCCAATACCACCAGGCAAAAAG TTCCACATGTCCTACGCTGACCAGGAGCGCTACGAGAGCGAGGAGAGGCCCGAGGTGCAGCGGCAGATCCTCGCCGAGATCGCCAGGAAGCTGCCGGTGTACACCAGGACAGGCAATGGAG GGATTCGGTTCTGTGACAGATGCCAGCTGATCAAACCTGACCGTTGTCACCATTGCTCTGTTTGTGCCAT GTGTGTGCTAAAAATGGATCATCACTGTCCATG GGTGAATAACTGCATTGGATTTTCTAACTACAAATTCTTTCTACTGTTCTTAGCCTATTCTTTGTTGTATTGCTTGTATATTGCTGCAACAGTCTTCAAGTATTTCATTAAGTATTGGACA GGTGAGCTGACCAATGGACGTTCCAAATTTCAcatccttttccttctctttgtgGCAATCATGTTCTTTGTGAGCCTCATGTTTCTGTTTGGCTACCACTGCTGGCTCGTCAGCAGGAACAGATCCACTCTAG AGGCTTTCTCAGCTCCAGTGTTTCAAAATGGCCCAGATAAAAATGGATTCAATCTTGGCTTTGTGAAGAATCTCCAGCAAGtgtttggggaagaaaaaaagctctGGTTGCTGCCTATTGCCTCTAG CCAGGGGGATGGACATTTCTTCCCAATGAGAACCTTGAGTGAAGCTCGGAACCCTCTCCTGACAAATgaggagcagtgggaagagGATGGAATAGATGAAGAGCCTCAGG GTTCTGGTGAAGCTTCATCCCTTGCCATAGAAAGGGAGACATAG